The genomic DNA CTTTGAATGTGTCTAACGCCCTATGCAAGGCTATCCCAGAACGCTTACCTGATGGCATGAAGATGAACTTAACGAACGCTATCAAGTGCACACCACAGTTGCAGGATGCAGAGGTAAGCGAAGATATAAGGGAACGCAACACGATTAAATATGCCAAGATGTTAGAGGGAACGGTGCGTGGAACGGGTATCCATGCCTGTGGATTTATCATCTGTCGCAATCCTATTGACGAATGGGTGCCAATCTCAACAGCAGATGACCCTGATTTCCCAGAGAAGAAAGTACCTGTAACCCAGTATGATGGTCACGTCATTGAGTCAACAGGTCTTATCAAGATGGACTTCCTCGGACTGAAGACACTCTCCGAGTTAAAGGAGGCTTGTAAGGTTGTTAAGCAAACGAGAGGTGACGTGATAGACCTTGAGAAGATACCTATTGATGACGAATTGACTTACCAACTCTATCAGCGTGGACAAACCATTGGTACATTCCAGTTTGAGTCTGCTGGTATGCAGAAGTATCTGCGTGAGCTTCATCCAACAGTGTTTGAAGACCTCATCGCCATGAATGCACTCTATCGTCCAGGTCCAATGGATTATATTCCAGACTTTATCAAGCGTAAGCATGACCCCTCTTTGGTGAAGTATGACATCCCTTGTATGGAGAAGTACCTCAAAGATACCTATGGAATCACTGTCTATCAGGAGCAAGTGATGCTCTTGAGTCGCCAGTTAGCGAACTTTACTCGTGGTGAGAGTGATGCCCTTCGTAAGGCGATGGGTAAGAAGATGAAAGCCATCGTTGACAAAATGAAGCCTAAGTTCATCAAGCAAGGACAAGAGAATGGGCACGACCCACAGATTCTTGAGAAGATATGGAGCGACTGGGAGAAGTTTGCCAGCTACGCTTTCAACAAGTCACATGCCACCTGTTACTCATGGGTAGCTTACCAGACGGCTTACATGAAGGCGCATTATCCAGCCGAATATATGGCTGCATTGATGACACGTCGTTTCAGTCAGATTACCGAAATCACAAAGTTGATGGAGGAATGTAAGGCATTGAAGATTGCAACTCTCGGTCCTGATGTCAACGAGAGTCAGATAGGCTTTGGCGTAAATAAGCATGGTGAGATTCGCTTCGGACTATCAGCTATCAAGGGAATGGGTGCAAGTGCGGCTGAAAGTATTGTATGCGAACGTATGGAGAATGGTCCTTATAAGGATATATACGACTTTGCAGAACGTGTTGATCTCAGTAATGTAAACCGCAAGGCATTTGAAAGTTTGGCTTATAGTGGAGGTTTCGATAGCTTCGGATTGCAACGAGAACAATACTTTGCTGTCACTGGAAAGGGTGATTTGTTCTTGGATACTATCGTCCGTTATGGTCAGCTTTTCCAAGCTGAAAAGGCACAACAACAGAACTCACTCTTCGGAGGTATGGATGCGGTAGATGTAGTTCATCCTATTGCACCCAAGGCAGAGAAGTGGCCTACTATTGAGAAATTGAATAAGGAACGTGAACTGGTAGGTATCTATCTGTCAGCTCACCCTCTTGATGAGTATAGTGTCGTACTAAATAATATGTGTAACACACATTGCTCTAAATTCGGTCGTAATGCAGATATGCAAGAACTGGCAAAAGTCGATGAATTGACATTCGGCGGTATTGTCACATCTGTTAATGAGCGTTTCTCACAGAAGACAGGAAAGCCATTTGGCTTTGTCACGATAGAAGACTTTCATGGAACGGGCGAGTTAGCACTCTTTGGTGACGACTGGGCACGATGGAATAATCTTCTGAAGATGAACTACACCATCTATATTACGGCAAAGTGTCAGCCTCGTTATCGCAATAATCCAGATCTCTTAGAACTTAAAGTACAGAACATTGAGCAACTATATGACGTAAAAAAGAATCGTTTAGAACGCTTTACCATCTCTATGGATGCAACAGCATTAGACGATGCGTTCGTTTCGGAATTAGCAACAGTCATCGAGGAACATATCGGTAACACACAACTTTACATACAGTTACGAACACCAGACAACACTGTACTTATGCTAAGAAGTAAGAATGGTGGCGTTAATGTCGACCGTAAGCTGATAGACTTTATCTCATCAAATAAGAAGTTGGAGTTCCATATTAATTAAATCGAATGTGGCACAATCTTTGATGATAGAGTAAATAGATAGAAAAGACAATATTAATAAACTTATAAACAGAATAAAAATGGAAGTAGTAATTACAAGCGAGAATTTAGAGACTTACAAGAATGGTGAATTACCATTGGTAGTTGATTTGTGGGCAACATGGTGTGGACCTTGTAAGATGATTGGTCCTATCATCTCTGAACTTGCTGAAGAGTACGACGGTAAGATCGTTGTAGGCAAATGTGATGTAGAAGAGAATGATGACGTAGCTATCGACTTCGGTGTACGTAACATCCCAACAATCCTCTTCTTCAAGGGTGGTAAGTTGGTTGACAAGTTCGTTGGTGCAGCATCAAAGGACGTTCTCAAAGAGAAGTTCGACGCGCTGCTCTAAGCAAAACCCTTATAACTATAAAGCCATATCAGACAATCCTTTTATAGGACTCTGATATGGCTTTTTTCATTCTATTACGTTTTGAATCCCTTGTGTTAGGTAAATCTATCCTCTTCAATGCTATATCCACTTCAACTATAAAAACTTATACACGAACTATTTTCTATCAAAAAAGGGTGTATCAAACTAAAAGTTTTTCTGTTTTTTTTGTACGAATCCGTATCTTTTTATATATTTGCAGCAGACACGTATAGTGCCAAGGGAAAAACAACTGAGTTCGAACCTTTCGTCTCACTCAATCTCATGAGTTATGGAAAAACTATTACTTATCCTCCTTCTGTTCTGCACCGGACTTAGAGCTAATGCACAATCCGTATCTGGAAAGGTGTTTGATGAAAACAAGAAGCCTATCCCCTACGCAAATGTCATTATCCTTTCAGCTAAGGATTCTACCTTCATTGTTGGTACAACAACCGCTGATGACGGTAGTTTCAATTTCAAGGAGGTTACATTAGGTAATATCCTCAAAGCCTCCTTCGTAGGCTATGAACCTTTCACTACGGTTCTTTCCAACCAAGGCAACCTTACTATCGTACTGAAAGAAGATGCAAAAATGATGAAAGAGGTGGTCGTCAAAGGCAATGCTCCCCTACACAAGATGACAACAGAGGGTATACAAACGAACATCGAGAACACTATACTGAGCAAACTCGGTACTTGTGAGGATGTTCTTGCACATGTCCCAGGACTGACAAAGAAGAAAGATGGCTACGAAGTATTTGGTAGAGGTACACCTATCATCTATATCAATGGTCGTCAGATGCGTGATGCAACAGAGCTTGAACGCCTGAAATCAAGCGATATCAAAAGCGTTGAGGTAATAAGCAACCCCGGAAGTAAGTATAATGCAGCCGTAAGAGCAGTCGTAAAGATACGCACGAAGAAGGCTGTAGGCGACGGCTTTGGCTTCGATGTACGCTCCGCCTACTACCAGTCGGAGAATGTAGACCTCTCGGAACGGGTCAACTGGAAGTATCGCCATAAGCGTTTAGAACTCTTTGGTGGGCATGGCTATTCACTTGACAACAGCCTCGAACACAGCACAACAACTACTATTGTTCACGCTGACACCCTCTGGCAGCAGGATTTCACGCAAAAAGTCCCCGATAAGAATTCTATTTTCAAGAATATTATAGGAGCAGACTATCAGTTGAATGACAGCAATTCTGTCGGTATCAAATACATGATTAACTTCCCTCATGACTTCCCCCTATCTGTTTTTATTAGTAGTGATGTAACGGCAAACGGGACTTTCTACGACCATATTAACACCTTTGCAACATGCAAGCAGTCCCATCGTCCTTCCCAATTCATTAATCTCTACTATGTTGGAAAGATAGGAAAGATGGACATAGACTTCAATGCTGATTATCTTTATAACAAGCAAAATAACCATACTACCTCTCGAGAAGAAAGTCGCAACAAGACCAGTCGCACCGTGACTTCCGACAATCAAGAGCGCAACAGGCTCTTTGCTTCTAAGCTAACCTTGGGCTATCCTGTTTTAGGAGGTAATCTGTCAGTGGGTGCAGAATATACCTATACGAACCGCAATGACACGTATAGCAATCCTGAAAACTATGTCCCAAGCTCATCCGCACAGCTAAAAGAGTCGAATATCGCTCCTTTTATGGAATACAAACACCAGCTATCTATCTGCCAGTTGACAGCTGGTCTGCGCTGGGAGGCGGTACACTTCAACTATTATGAAAACGGACAGCACATTGCTAATCAGAGTCGTTCGTTCAGCAACTTATTCCCAAGCATCTCTGCAGCTACTCAAATAGGAGACCTACAGATGCAATTAAGCTATGCAGCGAGGACATGTCGTCCTTCTTACCGTCAGT from Prevotella melaninogenica includes the following:
- a CDS encoding outer membrane beta-barrel protein; amino-acid sequence: MEKLLLILLLFCTGLRANAQSVSGKVFDENKKPIPYANVIILSAKDSTFIVGTTTADDGSFNFKEVTLGNILKASFVGYEPFTTVLSNQGNLTIVLKEDAKMMKEVVVKGNAPLHKMTTEGIQTNIENTILSKLGTCEDVLAHVPGLTKKKDGYEVFGRGTPIIYINGRQMRDATELERLKSSDIKSVEVISNPGSKYNAAVRAVVKIRTKKAVGDGFGFDVRSAYYQSENVDLSERVNWKYRHKRLELFGGHGYSLDNSLEHSTTTTIVHADTLWQQDFTQKVPDKNSIFKNIIGADYQLNDSNSVGIKYMINFPHDFPLSVFISSDVTANGTFYDHINTFATCKQSHRPSQFINLYYVGKIGKMDIDFNADYLYNKQNNHTTSREESRNKTSRTVTSDNQERNRLFASKLTLGYPVLGGNLSVGAEYTYTNRNDTYSNPENYVPSSSAQLKESNIAPFMEYKHQLSICQLTAGLRWEAVHFNYYENGQHIANQSRSFSNLFPSISAATQIGDLQMQLSYAARTCRPSYRQLSNNVTYGNRFLMQSGNPLLQHEYIHDISLGAMWKFIQFGISYNDRRHAIVFWSEQDSHNSAISRLTYTNLPSIKTISTQLAFSPTIGIWTPEFTALMKKQWLTLHTSTKTYKLNKPIWQFSFNNTFDFGKGWLLSMESYLVTKGDGEIASLASNRGSLDINLTKSFLKDRLALRIGGTDLFHTQKEGGISYTESMETQYIGTYDSRQFVLTVTYKFNTSRSKYKGTGAGQAEKNRL
- the trxA gene encoding thioredoxin; the encoded protein is MEVVITSENLETYKNGELPLVVDLWATWCGPCKMIGPIISELAEEYDGKIVVGKCDVEENDDVAIDFGVRNIPTILFFKGGKLVDKFVGAASKDVLKEKFDALL
- the dnaE gene encoding DNA polymerase III subunit alpha — translated: MEDYVHLHVHTYYSVLDGQSKVTRLVDKAIADGMKGMAITDHGVMFGIKEFADYCAKVNKGRKEKGEEPFKPIFGCEMYVARRTMHDKQKSMHDNSGYHLIVLAKNYTGYKNLIKLVSNAWVDGYYYRPRTDREQLEKYHEGLIVCTACIAGEVPNKIIHDDIEGAREACEWYHRVFGDDFYLELQRHEVKDPSIVANREAYPLQQKANKVLMKFAKEYGIKLICTNDCHFEDKETAEAHDHLLCISTNEDLDDPKRMRYSKQEWFKTRAEMNDIFSDIPEAMTNTLEILDKVEIYDINHGPIMPFFPIPEDFGTEEEWRKKFTEEDLYKEFTTDENGENPLSPEEGQKVIDRLGGYEKMYRIKFEADYLAKLAYDGAKKLYGDPLSDEVKNHIRFELHVMKTMGFPGYFLIVQDFINAARQQLDVMVGPGRGSAAGSVVAYCLGITQIDPLKYDLLFERFLNPDRVNLPDIDTDFDDDGRGRVLQWVMDKYGHENCAHIITYSTMATKNSIKDVARVEKLPLNVSNALCKAIPERLPDGMKMNLTNAIKCTPQLQDAEVSEDIRERNTIKYAKMLEGTVRGTGIHACGFIICRNPIDEWVPISTADDPDFPEKKVPVTQYDGHVIESTGLIKMDFLGLKTLSELKEACKVVKQTRGDVIDLEKIPIDDELTYQLYQRGQTIGTFQFESAGMQKYLRELHPTVFEDLIAMNALYRPGPMDYIPDFIKRKHDPSLVKYDIPCMEKYLKDTYGITVYQEQVMLLSRQLANFTRGESDALRKAMGKKMKAIVDKMKPKFIKQGQENGHDPQILEKIWSDWEKFASYAFNKSHATCYSWVAYQTAYMKAHYPAEYMAALMTRRFSQITEITKLMEECKALKIATLGPDVNESQIGFGVNKHGEIRFGLSAIKGMGASAAESIVCERMENGPYKDIYDFAERVDLSNVNRKAFESLAYSGGFDSFGLQREQYFAVTGKGDLFLDTIVRYGQLFQAEKAQQQNSLFGGMDAVDVVHPIAPKAEKWPTIEKLNKERELVGIYLSAHPLDEYSVVLNNMCNTHCSKFGRNADMQELAKVDELTFGGIVTSVNERFSQKTGKPFGFVTIEDFHGTGELALFGDDWARWNNLLKMNYTIYITAKCQPRYRNNPDLLELKVQNIEQLYDVKKNRLERFTISMDATALDDAFVSELATVIEEHIGNTQLYIQLRTPDNTVLMLRSKNGGVNVDRKLIDFISSNKKLEFHIN